In one Chitinophaga sancti genomic region, the following are encoded:
- a CDS encoding RNA polymerase sigma factor, with translation MESKINNDQILATRLKNGDHSAFEELYATYHQLLYSVAFKYLKSEAAAEDAVHETFVRLWTHRDGLDPIQGVRNYLFKTLKFHILNLIRNNKRMLVKNYEISYNAGEIHQETESAIIFNDYKKAVDIAINSLSAQKKHIFKMKSELGLSNEEVAQRLGLSINTVKFQYSQASKTLKSVLKLLFTFAVIVYKLFFR, from the coding sequence ATGGAATCAAAAATCAACAACGATCAAATTCTGGCCACGCGTCTGAAGAACGGCGATCACTCCGCATTTGAGGAATTATATGCTACTTATCACCAATTACTGTACAGTGTAGCATTCAAATACTTAAAGAGCGAAGCGGCTGCTGAAGATGCTGTGCACGAAACCTTCGTCAGACTGTGGACACACAGAGACGGACTGGATCCGATACAGGGTGTCCGTAATTATCTGTTTAAAACACTCAAGTTCCATATCCTGAACCTCATCAGAAACAACAAGCGTATGCTTGTCAAGAACTATGAGATTTCTTACAATGCAGGCGAAATTCACCAGGAAACTGAATCCGCCATTATTTTCAATGATTATAAAAAAGCTGTAGATATTGCTATCAACAGCCTTTCGGCGCAGAAGAAACATATCTTTAAAATGAAATCGGAGCTGGGCCTCTCCAATGAAGAGGTTGCCCAGCGTTTAGGATTGAGTATCAATACCGTTAAGTTCCAGTATTCACAAGCCAGCAAGACCCTGAAATCTGTTTTAAAGCTTCTTTTTACCTTCGCTGTAATCGTTTACAAACTTTTTTTTCGTTAG
- a CDS encoding PKD domain-containing protein translates to MRRFLLLFVLLCFGTYLSAQTLSARFAVDSAEMCYPQRTVHFTDQSTGQIVSWNWFFGDGTSSTEQNPTHIYSGRGKYVVSLVVTDINGHIDSTTAAGSSVAINIYPFIDFGIPHNYVACSELQLSNQAYSHMTGSFPVQLLWSTGSSANTISADSTGKYILYQQQCGTYISDSVYVIKPAHVLTIGDPLLVSYNLNTDSVLIDWGALYPFPKGTKYDIDWGAGVTADTLKQTNYIWYKGIMGKTLSVSFKATLPAGWGTQCDTIVTATRKVENARMSFDDWNGQNITMNYGDTLRTGNPGYFYNWTLPDGTIKTDTTGYLVVTQSGKYTLSLNYLYQSITETVNVNVIGQLSPVFKYSHVNCDPLTISCTYTGNADSIVAYKWSVNGRYASMDRNPVLKIDSGLNVIGIIITNASGDSAVMSKTISSEGAWKLKIAIDSIYPCSFRAYLRTTTNAPEGKYSVSWEKGTSYAYDMNMAIADSSGIYIANLKDSCGNIRATDTLNLFLDRVIRPIIAKVGDSIKVSNIMADITYKWYRNDTLVGTGTAAPYPTKSGIYSAYAYRNDSCFRQSWPLTYIAPGEGFSYGISRLPSACGLNAIDFTVTPSLPYGDSIVSYLWVAGKDTSRTDRLTIVKKDGGTVSPSLTMVSAYGLSKTIIDTYTFPVLSLKVISDGLNACHDTARLAVSVSATNAYQVVWDGKYVGNVYPVTTSGLHYAVLQDTCGNSYLRDSATVTLHPYTAALALNAGKDTIYCTPDDSHAYTYKWYRDGVVLQNESKSYLTGLLKGASYIAALSDTAGCMKSTVPLEYNVVAKLKASFTAVPVNCDSSWYTFYGAYNNLTPGDSVISFYYQFDNSGGVLSQDTYNIFNGKGIYPVSFSIRTLKGDTASVTQYVNVPEVDKTPWPVEIKVDWDSSFPCYDFKILTASTTHQGPYTLGWSTGLSRNSIEVQESNYYVVSIYDTCGHIRGQAGVDVVVAPEFKPVLTYLPGNPDTLMASVPPANFTYKWMRDNTALKDTGNYILPVGSGAYMVWANNKIGCLSGSDSFQYADSIHHAARLTYTMSSCDSATYYISGDMENLSAGETIVSKTFDYRDGTTATEDGWHTFTTKGNFEMTYTAVTSSGNSYTTAKALYNYRLPVSVSLSLHRGTQDTIFARPDYRDPSFFTLEWSKDSVAIPGKGWFIIPSGAGKYEVFVKPKYGCTYSKYLNYTPEPAKAEVTTPAANASQLNLSADFGNTTFNTDNEFTIQLQVKDPNGRTIYATEAVNLGTIKGTDPANLSVAIPATLACASNYTVRVISSSPADTTSWSGTFAITNQPAQPVITQVGDSLFTSSVYDLQWYKDNVAISGATSDAIRARANGAYKVAALNGKGCSSLSDARAVVITAISNVSLGSNTVSAFPNPSEGQVYLKFGYPLTQQMLVKVYNAQGIVVYTIKTSQQQQLLELSTLPKGFYLVEVSGYNTKKVLTIILQ, encoded by the coding sequence ATGAGAAGATTTCTACTATTGTTTGTATTGCTTTGTTTTGGGACCTATTTATCAGCACAAACATTGTCAGCCCGATTTGCTGTTGACTCTGCGGAAATGTGTTACCCACAACGAACCGTACATTTTACTGACCAGAGTACCGGTCAGATTGTTTCCTGGAACTGGTTTTTTGGAGACGGCACTTCTTCTACTGAACAAAACCCGACCCATATTTACAGTGGCAGAGGGAAGTATGTAGTGAGCCTGGTTGTTACTGACATCAACGGTCACATAGACTCAACTACGGCAGCTGGTAGTAGTGTAGCCATTAACATTTATCCTTTCATAGATTTTGGCATTCCTCACAACTATGTGGCTTGTAGTGAGTTGCAATTGAGCAACCAGGCCTATTCGCATATGACAGGAAGCTTCCCCGTGCAGCTATTGTGGTCTACGGGCTCTTCTGCAAATACTATTAGCGCGGATAGTACGGGTAAGTATATCCTTTACCAGCAGCAGTGTGGAACGTACATATCAGACTCAGTTTATGTCATAAAACCTGCCCATGTGCTGACGATCGGAGACCCGCTCCTGGTGAGCTATAATCTGAATACAGATTCGGTACTGATTGACTGGGGTGCATTGTATCCATTTCCGAAAGGCACCAAATATGATATTGACTGGGGAGCAGGCGTAACAGCCGATACGCTGAAGCAAACCAATTACATCTGGTACAAAGGTATAATGGGTAAAACGCTTTCTGTTTCATTCAAGGCTACCCTGCCTGCTGGCTGGGGTACGCAATGTGATACTATTGTTACAGCTACAAGAAAGGTGGAGAATGCAAGGATGAGTTTTGATGACTGGAATGGGCAGAATATTACCATGAATTATGGAGATACCTTAAGGACTGGCAACCCGGGATATTTCTACAATTGGACGCTACCAGATGGTACGATAAAGACAGATACAACAGGTTATCTGGTGGTGACTCAATCCGGAAAATATACCCTGTCGCTGAATTACCTGTACCAGTCTATAACGGAGACAGTGAATGTAAATGTGATAGGGCAATTAAGTCCCGTGTTTAAATACAGCCATGTCAATTGTGATCCGCTGACGATCAGCTGTACTTATACCGGTAATGCTGATAGTATCGTGGCTTATAAATGGAGTGTAAACGGACGTTATGCGTCTATGGACAGGAATCCTGTACTGAAGATAGATTCGGGCCTGAATGTGATCGGCATAATTATCACTAATGCATCAGGTGATAGTGCAGTTATGAGTAAGACGATCAGCTCTGAAGGAGCCTGGAAACTGAAGATAGCTATTGATAGTATCTATCCCTGTAGCTTTAGAGCTTATTTGAGGACCACAACCAATGCGCCTGAAGGTAAATATTCCGTTTCCTGGGAGAAAGGAACCAGTTACGCATACGATATGAATATGGCGATTGCGGATTCTTCAGGTATCTATATCGCTAATTTAAAAGATTCCTGTGGTAATATCCGTGCAACTGATACGCTGAACCTGTTCCTGGATCGGGTAATACGACCTATCATTGCGAAGGTGGGTGATAGTATTAAGGTGAGTAATATTATGGCTGATATTACTTACAAATGGTATAGAAATGATACACTGGTAGGTACGGGTACGGCCGCTCCATATCCAACAAAAAGTGGTATTTACAGTGCATATGCTTATAGGAATGATTCCTGTTTCCGCCAATCCTGGCCGCTGACCTATATCGCTCCCGGTGAAGGATTCAGCTACGGGATCTCCAGACTTCCTTCTGCCTGTGGTTTGAATGCGATCGACTTTACAGTTACGCCATCTTTACCTTATGGAGACAGCATTGTTTCTTATTTGTGGGTGGCAGGTAAAGATACTTCCCGTACTGATAGATTAACTATTGTGAAGAAAGATGGTGGAACTGTGAGCCCTTCATTGACAATGGTTTCAGCTTATGGGTTAAGTAAAACCATCATTGATACCTATACATTCCCGGTTCTTTCATTGAAGGTGATCAGTGATGGGTTGAATGCCTGTCATGATACAGCGAGACTTGCTGTAAGTGTGTCAGCAACGAATGCATACCAGGTAGTATGGGATGGTAAATATGTGGGTAATGTATATCCTGTTACTACAAGTGGATTGCATTATGCAGTATTGCAGGATACCTGTGGAAATAGTTATTTGCGGGATTCTGCTACGGTGACATTGCATCCTTATACCGCGGCCCTGGCACTTAATGCAGGGAAAGATACGATCTATTGTACACCTGATGACAGTCATGCATATACTTATAAATGGTATCGTGACGGTGTGGTGTTACAGAATGAAAGTAAATCATACCTGACAGGTTTGCTGAAGGGCGCTTCTTATATCGCTGCATTATCAGATACGGCGGGATGTATGAAAAGTACAGTGCCATTGGAGTATAATGTTGTGGCAAAACTGAAGGCATCATTTACAGCCGTTCCGGTTAACTGCGATTCTTCCTGGTATACTTTCTATGGAGCATATAATAATCTCACACCGGGTGATTCCGTAATAAGTTTTTATTATCAGTTTGATAATTCAGGTGGTGTACTCTCACAGGATACCTATAATATATTTAATGGTAAAGGAATTTATCCGGTCTCTTTTTCTATCAGGACCTTGAAGGGTGATACTGCGTCAGTAACGCAATATGTGAATGTGCCGGAGGTAGACAAGACGCCATGGCCTGTTGAAATTAAAGTGGATTGGGATTCATCATTCCCTTGTTATGATTTTAAGATCCTGACTGCAAGCACTACCCACCAGGGGCCATACACTTTGGGTTGGTCTACGGGTTTATCACGCAATAGTATTGAGGTACAGGAAAGCAACTACTACGTTGTCAGTATTTATGACACCTGCGGTCATATTCGTGGTCAGGCAGGCGTAGATGTAGTGGTAGCACCAGAATTCAAACCAGTCCTCACTTACCTGCCCGGTAATCCGGATACCTTGATGGCCTCAGTACCGCCTGCTAACTTTACCTATAAGTGGATGAGAGATAATACAGCATTAAAGGATACAGGAAATTATATCTTACCGGTTGGTTCCGGCGCTTATATGGTTTGGGCTAACAATAAAATAGGTTGTTTATCCGGAAGTGATTCCTTCCAATATGCAGATTCTATCCACCATGCAGCACGCCTTACATACACTATGTCTTCATGTGACTCCGCGACTTACTATATAAGTGGAGATATGGAAAATCTGTCTGCAGGTGAAACGATCGTTTCGAAAACATTTGACTACAGAGATGGTACGACAGCTACTGAAGATGGATGGCATACCTTTACTACCAAGGGCAATTTCGAAATGACATACACGGCAGTAACATCATCAGGTAATTCATATACGACTGCCAAAGCATTATATAACTACCGGCTTCCGGTATCAGTAAGTCTCTCTTTACACCGTGGCACACAGGATACTATCTTTGCCAGACCAGACTATCGTGATCCATCTTTCTTCACGCTTGAATGGAGTAAAGACAGCGTTGCTATTCCCGGTAAAGGTTGGTTTATCATTCCCTCCGGTGCCGGCAAATACGAAGTTTTTGTAAAACCTAAATACGGTTGTACGTATTCAAAATACCTGAATTATACGCCTGAACCTGCAAAGGCGGAAGTAACAACACCTGCTGCAAATGCCAGCCAGCTGAATCTTTCTGCTGATTTCGGCAATACCACTTTCAATACAGACAATGAATTTACTATCCAGCTGCAGGTAAAAGATCCGAATGGCCGTACCATCTACGCTACTGAAGCGGTCAACCTTGGTACGATAAAAGGTACTGATCCTGCAAACCTTTCAGTGGCAATACCGGCAACACTTGCATGTGCTTCCAACTATACGGTAAGAGTAATATCCAGTTCTCCTGCTGATACGACTAGCTGGTCTGGTACCTTTGCTATTACCAATCAGCCAGCACAGCCTGTCATCACACAGGTAGGCGATAGTCTCTTTACCAGCAGCGTCTACGATCTGCAATGGTACAAGGACAATGTGGCTATATCTGGTGCTACAAGTGACGCTATTCGTGCAAGAGCAAATGGCGCTTACAAGGTCGCCGCGCTGAATGGAAAAGGCTGCAGCAGTCTATCTGATGCCCGTGCGGTTGTGATTACAGCGATTAGCAACGTCTCATTAGGAAGCAATACAGTGAGTGCTTTCCCTAATCCATCTGAAGGGCAGGTTTACCTGAAATTCGGGTACCCGCTCACCCAGCAGATGTTGGTGAAAGTGTATAATGCCCAGGGAATTGTCGTTTATACAATTAAAACCAGCCAGCAACAACAGTTACTGGAATTGTCCACATTGCCTAAGGGCTTCTACCTGGTAGAAGTATCAGGATATAATACTAAAAAGGTATTGACGATTATTCTTCAATAA